The DNA sequence CTTTGAAGATGTGTGAAGTGCAATCTGAAGTGGAGGAGATAAAAACCGAGAACAGACATGGACCACAGCAGGAGAAAGCGGAAATTCCCAGCATGCAGGATGGGGAAATAACGATCCACTATAGTGTGCCGAATTGGAAGCAAGAAAATGGACATATTTCCCCAACTGAGGACATCAATCCAGAGCAAACACTTGGGGAACAATTAAAGTCCCTGCAAACAGAGGACAACACACAAGAAAGTAGCTGTCTAGTACAGGAACAAACACAGATACAAGCCTCGGAGGAGTCAGTAGTTATAGCTGATATCAGCACAACCGAAACTACTTGGTCAGCCAAGGGACAAATCCAAATACCACACAAGAAAAAGTCGCATAGTCCAGCTGAAGTAACTGAGTGCTGGGATGAATATGTAGTTCCTGCTGCAGATGAAACGTGCAATGGTGCAAACAACTCTAAGATGATATTTGCCTCCCTTCTCTCCAACGCTTGGACTGACCTTGACCTCAGCAGACAGAATGATGCACAAACGGCATGGCACTTCCCTGCAGGGCCTGGTCTTGCAGAAGAAGTGCAGTGCCCACCATGGGACTATCCTGCCATGAGCTACTACCCTTCAACAGAACCAACAATGCCCTTTGAAGGTGaggatcacatttttttttctcagttgtaGTATTTTCAGTAGTTTAATATCGatctctgtgtatgtgtttgtatgcTTACCTTCCATCTagtgatgtggagagtgtgGGAGGATTTAGATGATGGGGCCACCACAGCAGAGGCTGCCCTGATACCCTTCCCACTGACAAAGGCAACAATGGACTTCACTGTCATGTCCTACAACATCCTTGCTCAGGACCTGCTGGAGCTTCATCAGGACCTGTACACACACTGCCCTCTGGAGGTTCTGGACTGGAACTACCGCTTCAGCCTGCTTGTGGGCGAAATCCAAAAATGGACACCAGATGTGAGTCTGATGCaccattttctgaaatttaaacTAGCTGCATTTTATATCCTATATTGCTTGTCCACCaatgatttgtgtgtgtcttcttgTGTGCAGATTGTGTGTCTCCAAGAGGTGCAGGAGAACCACTACCATGAACAACTGCATCCCTTCCTGTCTGAGATGGGTAGGTCACCTGAGACACACCAGTGGAAGAATTATGCTGGAAGATATTGTGACAAAGACATcacacacatttgtgttcatgttgttgGTTCAGGCTACACCTGTGTGTACAAGCGGCGCACTGGGACCAAGACAGATGGCTGTGCTACTTGCTATCGCAGCAGTTGCTTCTCTCAGGTAGTTGTCACTGAGCTGGAGTTCTTCAGGCCGGAGACGGAGCTGTTGGACCGGCACAACGTCGGCATTGTTTTGCTGCTTCGGCCAGTGGTTGCTCAGGGgtcagaggtcaaggggaaggCTCCTCCCCTCTGCGTGGCCAACACCCATCTGCTCTTCAACCCCAAGAGGGGCGACGTGAAGCTCGCTCAGTTAGCAATAATGCTGGCAGAAATCAGCAGCGTGGTGAAGTCCTGCAAGGCCAAAGGTGAACACTGTAACGTTGTACTGTGTGGAGACTTTAACTCTGTCCCACACATGTTTCTGTACCAGCTGATCACCACCGGCGAGCTTTACTACCAGGGTCTGCCTGCGTGGATGGTGAGAGAGAAACAGTGCATTGCCTAATTACTTGCTGTGAACTGTTTTAGAATAGATACGTTAAGCTttttatttcaggttttctACTACGATGCCTGCAGCAGTTACCTCTGTATAACCTCGTATGTATTCATCATGTCTTACAGATCTCAGGTCAGGAGGATCTGTCATATAAGGTCGGTTGTTACCGACTGTTTGCTCCTTTGTGGCCCAGCTCTCTGGGAATCACTGACGACTGCCAGTACACTACTGTCAACACGATGCTTGACAGCCAGAGTCCCAAATCAGGTTTGCGTCTCACTGAAGTCACATTGATTTGTTTGTACTGTTGTTTTTGCTATCTTGATCCGAggagtttgtttcagtctttcatgctatatttcctgttttactcTACTTGATATGTTTGTTCTACTTGTGTAGGGAAATGCCAGTACAGCCATGACTTCATGCTGCAGCTACGCTATTGTCCAGCTGCATGTGTCCGTCCTCAGTACCTGAAGATGATTCCAGGGGTCACTGACAACACACCAGGTGGTACAAACATACAACACAGAATCCACAGCTTGTGACCTGCAGTCATTTTGCCATTTAAAGCACCAATTTCCTCAGTGTAGTGTTTGAAATCTCTAAAAATTCTTCTTGCTGTGCACAGATGCTTCAGAGGGAAATCAGCCTTATGAGAAAAGGTCAGTTTAGCTGCAGGCATTTATTACCTGTTATTACCTGAGACTCACTAAACAGTACAATAAATGTTAAAGCtattccaaaaataaaaaatattcatctCAGCGTAATTATTCTGCCATTTGgaaattttgtatttgtattatgtacaaaaaaaaaacaccgaaAGTTGGAGTAAAACTTAAATGGAAATGTGATATATTTATCATAAATCTTCTAAATTGGCAGTTTCAGACACACTATCAGTCATGGGTTGGACCTGGAGTCAGTCTATAAACACATCCTCCCAGGACCTGGCTGTCCAGAAGTTACAACTCTGCACTCTGAAGGAGGCAATACTGTTGACTACATCTTCTACTCCCCAAAACGCAGCTTTACCTCTGATGAAAAAGGTATGAGGACATGATATGAAGCAGCAAAGTAACTGAAATGTTGCAGTGCTGAATGAATTATTTGCTACTTTAAATAACTTAtgtgacatatttttttcttttccccagCTGGCGCCGAGTTCGCCAGCGAAGGTCTGAAGCTTATTAGCTCTCTCTCACTC is a window from the Amphiprion ocellaris isolate individual 3 ecotype Okinawa chromosome 20, ASM2253959v1, whole genome shotgun sequence genome containing:
- the angel1 gene encoding protein angel homolog 1 isoform X1 → MIGSLLFYVLYPFSRYLTSRPSDSKKDLLLAAVNGTAVWDGGGVTTKTFTQSETTPLDLWLSPNSDSKGQTKERVKKSNSEKEDVTRPDVDKELLMAVLHNTKNDTALKMCEVQSEVEEIKTENRHGPQQEKAEIPSMQDGEITIHYSVPNWKQENGHISPTEDINPEQTLGEQLKSLQTEDNTQESSCLVQEQTQIQASEESVVIADISTTETTWSAKGQIQIPHKKKSHSPAEVTECWDEYVVPAADETCNGANNSKMIFASLLSNAWTDLDLSRQNDAQTAWHFPAGPGLAEEVQCPPWDYPAMSYYPSTEPTMPFEVMWRVWEDLDDGATTAEAALIPFPLTKATMDFTVMSYNILAQDLLELHQDLYTHCPLEVLDWNYRFSLLVGEIQKWTPDIVCLQEVQENHYHEQLHPFLSEMGYTCVYKRRTGTKTDGCATCYRSSCFSQVVVTELEFFRPETELLDRHNVGIVLLLRPVVAQGSEVKGKAPPLCVANTHLLFNPKRGDVKLAQLAIMLAEISSVVKSCKAKGEHCNVVLCGDFNSVPHMFLYQLITTGELYYQGLPAWMISGQEDLSYKVGCYRLFAPLWPSSLGITDDCQYTTVNTMLDSQSPKSGKCQYSHDFMLQLRYCPAACVRPQYLKMIPGVTDNTPDASEGNQPYEKSFRHTISHGLDLESVYKHILPGPGCPEVTTLHSEGGNTVDYIFYSPKRSFTSDEKAGAEFASEGLKLISSLSLLSEDVLWSMHGLPNHIFPSDHLSLVAKFQLDVNTA
- the angel1 gene encoding protein angel homolog 1 isoform X2, which codes for MIGSLLFYVLYPFSRYLTSRPSAVNGTAVWDGGGVTTKTFTQSETTPLDLWLSPNSDSKGQTKERVKKSNSEKEDVTRPDVDKELLMAVLHNTKNDTALKMCEVQSEVEEIKTENRHGPQQEKAEIPSMQDGEITIHYSVPNWKQENGHISPTEDINPEQTLGEQLKSLQTEDNTQESSCLVQEQTQIQASEESVVIADISTTETTWSAKGQIQIPHKKKSHSPAEVTECWDEYVVPAADETCNGANNSKMIFASLLSNAWTDLDLSRQNDAQTAWHFPAGPGLAEEVQCPPWDYPAMSYYPSTEPTMPFEVMWRVWEDLDDGATTAEAALIPFPLTKATMDFTVMSYNILAQDLLELHQDLYTHCPLEVLDWNYRFSLLVGEIQKWTPDIVCLQEVQENHYHEQLHPFLSEMGYTCVYKRRTGTKTDGCATCYRSSCFSQVVVTELEFFRPETELLDRHNVGIVLLLRPVVAQGSEVKGKAPPLCVANTHLLFNPKRGDVKLAQLAIMLAEISSVVKSCKAKGEHCNVVLCGDFNSVPHMFLYQLITTGELYYQGLPAWMISGQEDLSYKVGCYRLFAPLWPSSLGITDDCQYTTVNTMLDSQSPKSGKCQYSHDFMLQLRYCPAACVRPQYLKMIPGVTDNTPDASEGNQPYEKSFRHTISHGLDLESVYKHILPGPGCPEVTTLHSEGGNTVDYIFYSPKRSFTSDEKAGAEFASEGLKLISSLSLLSEDVLWSMHGLPNHIFPSDHLSLVAKFQLDVNTA